A single Triticum dicoccoides isolate Atlit2015 ecotype Zavitan chromosome 2A, WEW_v2.0, whole genome shotgun sequence DNA region contains:
- the LOC119351975 gene encoding FCS-Like Zinc finger 2-like, translated as MAASVAFSFFFDAELLGEAGMPAMDACALCAKQLARDRDVFMYRGDTPYCSEECRHEQMHLDAVCAKQAARRQQRFSAETESHRVQRQSRKVSVAS; from the coding sequence ATGGCGGCATCAgtggccttctccttcttcttcgacGCCGAGCTGCTCGGCGAGGCCGGCATGCCGGCGATGGACGCGTGCGCGCTCTGCGCCAAGCAGCTGGCGCGCGACCGCGACGTCTTCATGTACAGAGGGGACACGCCCTACTGCAGCGAGGAGTGCCGCCACGAGCAGATGCACCTCGACGCCGTCTGCGCCAAGCAGGCCGCGCGGAGGCAGCAGCGGTTCTCGGCGGAGACGGAGTCCCACCGTGTGCAGCGGCAGTCCAGGAAGGTGTCGGTCGCAAGCTAA